The following nucleotide sequence is from Ammospiza nelsoni isolate bAmmNel1 chromosome 29, bAmmNel1.pri, whole genome shotgun sequence.
gatgggaacaaactttctggctgactgcagaggccaggacaaagctgagtggtttccctgctgtcccccagcccttgctggccccagggactgatggcatttgtgctccctcaggttcatgtccccacagcaacagcatggttgtgctccccctgctctgtgcaatgcaaacaggggctgctgagccagtgctgccgtgtctgtatgtgcaaggatggggcacctgtgtgagctgggggagaggccagggctgtagaggggggatgttgttggcagctccatgagaaTGCTCTGggacactgctctgggctgtgcagggcactggggatggatcagcccctgctctgctgctccttcccgtctgccccagggcccttgcagagccccagccatgctgtttgccctcagcctgcccacggccagcctggggctgctcacggggcttttctgtgctgagcactggcCTGGGTGTGTTCTTGAGAGAGCGTGAGCAAGaagcctggagcccccagggcctggcCTGAGGCgtcagcactgccccagcagtgcccatggcctgtccctgctgcagccctggcactgccacccccagggctgtgcccggccctgagagcactcaggccctacagcaacaccagggccaccggggcagcggggcagggccatggaagcagcactggcaacaccaagtgctgctgctgctgggcacagctgctgtgccagccctgatctgcccccagctctgcacacagacattgctgctgcagctccagagaaggaaacaaaacgGGCATCTGTGGTGAAAACTTTTCTGGGAGATCCTTTATTCTGTCTAATGCCACTGAGAGCCCAGCTCCTCattggcacagcctgcagccacAGTGAAGGTGGAGAGaagcaaaatgagaaatggcacaaaCAATGACCTTCTTTGTTGCAATTATaaaaaactaaaagaaataaaaagagaaaaacaaataaaccaccACACCCACGTAGTATCAGAGATGACTTTTATTGCAAGTGATTTGCAGAAATTTTCCAGcagtttaatgtttctgaaaacaTCCATTCATCAGTCTCCACACTGCAGACTTGaactcctggttcctcaggctgtagatgagggggttcagggctggaggcaccaccgagtacagaactgacagggccagatccagggatggggaggagatggagtGGGGCTTCAGGTAGGCAAAAAAGGCAGTGCTAAGAAACAGGGAGACCAcggccaggtgagggaggcaggtggaaaaggctttgtgccatccctgctcagaggggatcctcagcacagccctgaagatctgcacataggaaaaaacaatgaacacaaaacagccaaaaccTAAGGATACACCAACCACAATGAGGCCAAGTTCCCTGAGGTGggatttggagcaggagagcttgaggatctgggggatttcacagaagaactggcccagggcattgccatggcacaggggcagggaaaatgtattggctgtgtgcatgAGAGCatagagaaaggcactggcccaggcagctgctgccatgtgggcacaagctctgctgcccaggagggtcccgtagtgcaggggtttgtggatggacacgtagcggtcgtagcacatgatAGTCAGGAGGGAAAActctgctgaaatgaaaaatacaaacaggaagacctgtgcagcacatcctgtgTAGGAGATGGTGCTGGtatcccagagggaattgtgcatggctttggggacagtggtgcagatgaaGCCCAGGTCACTGAtggccaggttgagcaggaagaagaacatgggcatgtgcaggtggtggccgcaggctacggc
It contains:
- the LOC132085150 gene encoding olfactory receptor 14C36-like, giving the protein MSNSSSIRHFLLLALADTRQLQLLHFCLLLGVSLAALLGNGLIISAVACGHHLHMPMFFFLLNLAISDLGFICTTVPKAMHNSLWDTSTISYTGCAAQVFLFVFFISAEFSLLTIMCYDRYVSIHKPLHYGTLLGSRACAHMAAAAWASAFLYALMHTANTFSLPLCHGNALGQFFCEIPQILKLSCSKSHLRELGLIVVGVSLGFGCFVFIVFSYVQIFRAVLRIPSEQGWHKAFSTCLPHLAVVSLFLSTAFFAYLKPHSISSPSLDLALSVLYSVVPPALNPLIYSLRNQEFKSAVWRLMNGCFQKH